The DNA window CGTAAACCTCATCGTCGATAATGGCGATACCGACGGCGCGCCGGTGATCTTCGAGGACAACCCGAACTACCAGAATCTCGTCGGTCAGGTGGAACAGATTGCCCAGATGGGCGCGCTGGTCACCGACTTTAATCTCATCCAGTCCGGCGCGCTCCACAAGGCCAACGGGGGCTACCTCATCGTGGAGGCCCGCGATTTGTTGACGCAGCCCTACGCCTGGGAGGGCCTGAAGCGGGCTCTCCAGAACGACGAGATTCAGATTGAATCGCCCGGACAGGCCCTCGGCCTTATCCGAACCGTCACGCTCGAACCGGAGGCCATCCCTCTCGACGTGAAACTCGTCGTCGTGGGCGAACGGCTGCTCTACTACCTCCTCGATGCCTACGACCCCGACATGGACCGGTTGTTCAAAGTCATGGCCGACTTTGACGAGCAGATCGACCGAGACGAGGGTCACGAAGGGGAGTATGCCGACCTCATTGCCACAATGATTGCGGACGAGGACCTGCGTCCCTTCGATCGTGCAGCCGTGACGCACGTCATGGAGCACAGCACGCGTCTCGTGAGTGACGCCGAGAAGCTCAGTGGCAAGATTGAGCGCATTCGCGACCTGGTGCAGCAGGCCCACTACTGGGCCGGGCAGGACGACGCCGAGACGGTGACCGATGCGCACGTGCAACAGGCCATTGACGCCCAGATCCGCCGTGCCGACCGGATGCGTGAGCGGATGCAGGAATCGATTGAGCGGGAAACGATCTACATTGATACGGACGGCGACGCTGTGGGGCAGGTTAACGGCCTTGCCTACCTCGACCTGGGCGGCTTCAGCTTCGGCAAACCAAACCGCATTACGGCCCGCACGCGGCTAGGAAAGGGAGAAATCGTAGACATCGAGCGCGAGGCGGCCCTCGGCGGCCCCCTTCACTCCAAGGGCGTGCTCATCCTCTCCGGCTTCCTCCAAGGACGCTTTGCCCAACAGTACCCGCTCTCCCTCTCGGCCAGTCTCGTGTTCGAGCAAACCTATGGCGGCGTCGACGGAGACAGCGCCTCGTCGGCGGAGCTCTATGCCCTTCTGTCGGCACTGGCGGACGTGCCCCTGCGGCAGGACCTCGCCGTCACCGGATCGGTGAACCAGCACGGCATCGTGCAGCCCATCGGGGGCGTCAACGAAAAGGTCGAGGGCTTCTTCGACATCTGCCAGGAGCGCGGCCTCACCGGCAAGCAGGGGGTGCTCATTCCGGCCAGCAACACCGACCACCTTATGCTTCGGCCCGACGTGGTGGATGCCGCCAAGGCGGGCGACTTTCACGTCTATCCCGTGGAAACTGTCGACCAGGGCATTGAGCTGCTGACGGGCCTCGAGGCCGGGACGCGAAATGAACAGGGGGCTTTCCCGAAGGGAACCATCAACGGAAAGGTGGAGGCGCAACTCCGCACATTTGCCAACCGTCGCCGCCAGTTTGCCCTCACAGATGGACAAATGGAATCGGTCGACGCGTGATACGTGATGAGTGATTCGTAAAGTGTGATATTGGGAAATAGTGTTCTCCCACGTCACAATTTCCGTATCGGACCGACGCTCCTCCCTTTGAACCTTTACGACCGTGTGCGCCATGAGCGAGGAGTCTTCCTCTTCCCCCCAGAACATTCTTGTGGCTCTCGACGCCTCCCCCCACAGCCGGGCAGCCCTCGACGCTGCCGTCCGGTTGGCCGCAACCTTCGAAGCCAAGGTGGAGGGACTGTTCGTCGAGGACGAGACGCTGCAGCGGGCGGCCCAGCTCCCCTTTGCGAAGGAAGTGCGCACGTACACCGCCCCACCCAAGCGTCTGAGCAACCAGCGCCTCCAACGCCAGCTACGCTACCGGGCCACATACGCCGAGCACACCCTCCAGCGGGCGGCCGAGCAGGCCGAGGTCTCCCACGCCTTTCGGACCGTAGAGGGGCAAGTGACAGAGGAGTTGCTGCGGGCCGCCGAAGGAACCGACCTTCTCATCCTGGGCAAAACAAGCACTGCCAGCAGTCGCCGCCGCCTCGGCAACACGAGCCGGACCCTCCTGTCTGACGCACCGACGCCGGTCATGGTGCTGCGAAAAACCGTGCCGGCCCAACATCCTCTTCTGGTCTACTATGACGGCTCGGACGCGGCCGACACCGCCCTCCGCCTCGTCCTCCAGATTTCGCGGCGGGCCGATGGCACCCCGATCCAGCTCCTCTTTCCGCCTCCGGAGGCCGACGTCGATCCGACCCGCCTCCGCAACCGCATTCAAACACGCCACGGGGAGGGGGATCTTCCCCTTCACGGTCGCCAGCTCACCCCCGCCGAGATGCACCGTCTCTCCGCCTTTGCCCGCGAAAAAGAGGGCCTCCTGGTGCTCCCTGCCGGATGCCCGCCCCTTTGCAATGTCCCCCTACAACAATTTCTCTACGAAATTGACCGCCCACTGCTCGTGGTGCGCTAGTGGTGCGTCACGTTTTCCATGTCGGGGAGACCGATGGGCCAGTGGACGGTCTTCAGGCTGCAGAATGCTGTATTCAACACAGCGTGTTCAATTCGGAATCCGACAGCTTCTGTTTGACTGGCCACTAGTTTCAATTTTCGTTTCGGGTTTTGCGTTGTGCATGACGCGTTCCCATTTTCAAGGGACGAGCGGGAACGTCCCCCGCTTTCGTCCGGACTCAAGTCCCTTCCCAACGCCTCTCTCCAAACGCCGAACACTTGCGCAGAACACCCAACCGCTCAACGCCCAACCGCTCAACGCTCATGGACACGGACCCAATTGCGAACCTCGCCCTCACCCCCACGTCAAACGCCAAACTCACGCCGCTGGAGGTGCTGGCCGACTTTGCCGACGCAACCCGCGGCTGGGTGTACCTGGAACGTGCATCGCGGCACTACGCCGATCAGAAAGCCGTGCCCGCCCTCGTGCTTCGACACTACCGGCAGGGCGCTCCGCCCCACATCGACTTTGCGTTTGCGTCGACGTCGGCGGAAAGCGATGAGGTGCGACTCGTGATCCTCGATGCACCGGATACCGACGAGCCCCTTTCCGAGCAACAGCACGCCCTGCTGCTCGACACCCTCCTAGAGACACTTCGAGACTACCTCAGCACCCGTCCCGATCACGTTGACCTGCATGTCGATCGGGACACTGCCTAGAAAACTGTTTTGATGTTCGCTCGCCTGAACATCGGAGAGAAGGCGCAGTCCTCGGCGTCCCTGCATCGTTCGAAAGGCCCTTACACTGACGGGGCTCGCCGATCTGCGGTCTTTACGATCAGCTTGACTTTTGATCGTGTGAACTGAAACCGGCGTGCCGTCCTTCTCGAAGACGAGCCGCTACCCCACGAGTACCCCAGCGATGGTGGCCGTCATCCACGAGGCGAGCGCCCCGCCGACCACCGCCCGCAGTCCAAGCGCCGCAATCTCGCTCTTCCGGGACGGCGCAATGCCGCCGATGCCGCCGATCTGAATGGCGATGGACGAGAAGTTGGCGAATCCGCAGAGGGCATACGTGCCAATGATGGTCGACCGCTCGCTGAGCACCGGCTTCAGGTCGCGCAGCGAGGCGTACGCCACAAACTCATTCACGGCCACCTTTTCGCCCAGCAGCGTACCGAACTGGAGGATGTCCGCGGCCTCCACGCCCATGGCCCACGCCAGCGGAGCAAAGAGAAACCCAAAAATGGCCTCTAGCGAGAGGGTCTCAAAGCGCCCCCCGGACGCCTGCTCCACGAGCACGTTTAGGTTATAGAGCTCTGTGCCGTAGACCGTCGGTGCCCCCACCCATTCGAAGCCCGCATTGATGGCCCCAATGAGGGCAATGAACGCCAGCAGCATGGCACCCACATTCAGGGCCAGGCGCAGGCCATCAGATGCGCCGCTGGCGGCCGCTTCGATGACGTTGTCATTCTCCTCATGATGTTTCACCTCCGCTCCGCCTTGCGTCTCTGGCGTTTCGGTTTCGGGCACGAGGATTTTTGCCATCACAATGGCCGCAGGGGCACTCATCACCGAGGCCGATAGCAAGTGCTTGGCGAAGAGCTGCCGCGAGGCCGCCGAGTCGCCCCCAAGAAACCCGATATAGGCCGCCAGCACACCGCCTGCTATTGTCGCCATGCCCCCCGTCATGAGCGTCATGATCTCGCTACGGGTCATGTCTTCCACGTAGGGCTTTACCGCGAGCGGCGCTTCCGTCTGCCCGATAAACACGTTTGCCGAGGCAGCCAGCGACTCGGCCCCCGAGATGCGCAGCGACTTCTGCATGAGCCATCCCATGCCCTGCACGAGGGGCTGTACGAGGCCCAGATGATACAGCACGCCCATCAGCGACGCAAAGAAGATAATCGTGGGCAGCACCTGAAAGGCAAAGTTATTGCCTTCCGCCGGATTCCCAAGGTCGCCGAAGATGAATTCCGACCCCTCGTAGGTGAACGAAAGCAGCGTGTCGAAGAAGGTGGCAAGCGTATCGAACACCATCTCGCCGGGCCCGGTCTTAAGCACCAGTATGGCAAAGATCAGCTGCAGCCCGAGCCCCACGCCCACAAGTCGCCAGTTGATGGCTTTTCGATTCGTGGAGAACAGAACGGCAATGCCGAGAAAGACCGTGACGCCAATGAGGCCGCGCAGGAGGGCGACGGGAAACGACATGTAGTGGAGCACTGCGTGAGAGGTCTAACCGAACGGGACAGGGCGTAATATAGACATCTGCTTTGGAATGGCAAGCGACAAGGGCGTGAGAACAAAATCAATACGCGAATGTCAAGTGACCCGTTAAATGAGAAAAGGGCGCTGGACGTAGGTCCAACGCCCTCTTCCCTCATGGCAAGCACACCGACGGAGCAGGAGTTGACTCCTCTCTCTTCCAATCTCTCCTCAGTTCTGTGATGAGGAGGAGCTCGTGCTCGACGTCTCCGTCGCACTCCAGGTATTGTTGTTCGGATTCACGTCCGGGAGCAGCTGGTTCGGGTCGAGCTGCACCTGCTGGAGCGTGCGGTCCGTAAACGTGAGGGTGTGAGTGTCCTTCGTGAAGAAGGCTTCCGCCGGAATGCGCTTCTGACTAGAGGACCCGTCCTCAAAGCGGAGCTGCACCGTCATCGGAAGCATCAGCTCTTTCTTCTGCTCAAGCGTAACCGTCGTCGTGTCGCCGGTCGCCACGTTGGCCACGGCGTGGTCGACATCGTCGGTCTCGTAGAACCAACTGCGCCAGAACCAGTCCAGGTCTTCCCCCGCCACGTCCTCGATGGTGCGGAAGAAGTCGGCGGGCTTCGGGTGCTTGTAGGCCCAACGGTCGAAGAAGGCACGGAACGCTCGATCGAAGCGCTCCGGCCCCACCACGTACTCTCGGAGCAGCATGAGGCCGTTGGCGGGCTTGTAATAGGCGAGAAAGCCGAGCGCCTGGTCGCGGATGTGGTCCGCGTACGTCATCACGGGCTGGTCGGAGAAGGGCGACGACGCAAACCGCTGGCCGAGCACGCGCGAGACCTGCTGTAGGCTCTGCCGGTTGCTGTTGTCGTAGAAGGCATCCTCCGAGTACTGATTCATGAACGTGTTGAGCCCCTCGTCCATCCAGGCCCAGCGTCGCTCATCCGATCCCACGACCATCGGGAACCACGTGTGACCAAACTCATGGTCGGTGACGCCGAAGAGACCTTTCCCCCGCGACTCCACGTCGCAGAACATAATCTGTGGATACTCCATTCCGGCCACGACTCCCGCCACGTTAATGGCGTTCGGATACGGATACGGCGCCAGGAAATCGGAGTAAAATTCGACGGAGTGCTGCACGTACTCGGTCGACTCCTCCCACCCGGGGTTCTTCTCGGTTCCAAGCCCTTCCTTCGGGTAGAAGGACTGGGCCAGAACCGTACGCTCACCGGTTTTCGCCTGTGCCGCATCCCAAATGAAGGCCTGCGAGGCCGCCCAGGAGAAGTCGCGCACCTCCTCGGCCTTGTACTCCCAGGTCAGCGGACCATTGCCGTCGGGGCGCGTATCCGCGTCGCCCACCTCGTCCTGCGACACGATCATAACCGTCTCCCGGCTCTGACGGGCCTTCTCCAGACGCGATCGCTGCTGCTGGGTCAGGACCTCTTCCGGATTCTGAAGCTGGCCAGTAGCCGCAACAATCATGTTGCGCGGCACCGTGATGTTGACGTTGAAGGTGCCGTACTCCAGGTAGTACTCGCCTTGTCCCAGGTAGGGCAGCGCGTTCCAGCCATTCACGTCGTCGTGTACATACATCCGCGGATACCACTGTGCAAGCTGGTACACGGTGCCCTGCTCCACGTCGAGAATGCCGTGACGGTCGGCCCCAAACTCAGGAATCTGGAAACTCCAATCGATGGTGAGCGTGAGGGTGCCGCCATTGGCCGACAGCGCCTCCCTCAACGGCACGAGAAGGCGCGTCCCATGCACAGCGTAGTCGGGGGAGACGGTGTCCCCGTTGCGCGTGACCTGCACATTCGACAACTCATAGCCCGCCCCTTCGAAAAAGCCGCTAAACCGGGCGTCGGATGGGACGACCCGCGCCCCCCGACTGTCGGGCTTAAAGTAGTTTTGCTCCAACTGCACCCAGAGTCGTTCCAGCTCCTTCGGCGAGTTGTTCGTATACGTGATCGTCTGCTGGCCCGTAAGCCGGTTGTTGGCCGTGTCGAGCTCGACATCGATCTGATAATCCGCCTCGTTCTGCCAGTACTGATCGCCGGGCCGGCCATCGGCGGCGCGATACTCGTTGGGATCGGGCAGGTCGAGGGGTTCAAAGGATTCGAGGTTGTGCTGAGGCACAGTCTGGCCGAGGGCGGGTCCGGCAAGAAGCAGCCCCACCACGGTCCAGAGAGCAGCGCGGAGGGTATCAGTCATGGCGAGAGACACATCGAGAAAAGAGCGAAAGCGCGTCTTCCAATGTAAGCGCTTCTTTTCTCAATTGGAACGAAGAGCGGGTTAAAGGACGAGGAACCCTCTCCCTCAGCAGTCTCCTTCCGCCAAGGCCCTTAGAGACTGTTTTGATTTTTGGCCGGATTGAAAATCGCAGAGGTGTTTCGCCGACCTGAGGAGACCGTTCATAGTTCGGAAGCCCCTAACAGAGAGATTTCGACGACCTGCGGTCGTTACGCTCAGCCTGAAATGCGATCGTGTGAAATCAAAACAGTCTCTTAGTCCCCGCGCCCACACGCCTCCGTT is part of the Salinibacter sp. 10B genome and encodes:
- a CDS encoding M1 family metallopeptidase, whose product is MTDTLRAALWTVVGLLLAGPALGQTVPQHNLESFEPLDLPDPNEYRAADGRPGDQYWQNEADYQIDVELDTANNRLTGQQTITYTNNSPKELERLWVQLEQNYFKPDSRGARVVPSDARFSGFFEGAGYELSNVQVTRNGDTVSPDYAVHGTRLLVPLREALSANGGTLTLTIDWSFQIPEFGADRHGILDVEQGTVYQLAQWYPRMYVHDDVNGWNALPYLGQGEYYLEYGTFNVNITVPRNMIVAATGQLQNPEEVLTQQQRSRLEKARQSRETVMIVSQDEVGDADTRPDGNGPLTWEYKAEEVRDFSWAASQAFIWDAAQAKTGERTVLAQSFYPKEGLGTEKNPGWEESTEYVQHSVEFYSDFLAPYPYPNAINVAGVVAGMEYPQIMFCDVESRGKGLFGVTDHEFGHTWFPMVVGSDERRWAWMDEGLNTFMNQYSEDAFYDNSNRQSLQQVSRVLGQRFASSPFSDQPVMTYADHIRDQALGFLAYYKPANGLMLLREYVVGPERFDRAFRAFFDRWAYKHPKPADFFRTIEDVAGEDLDWFWRSWFYETDDVDHAVANVATGDTTTVTLEQKKELMLPMTVQLRFEDGSSSQKRIPAEAFFTKDTHTLTFTDRTLQQVQLDPNQLLPDVNPNNNTWSATETSSTSSSSSQN
- a CDS encoding ATP-binding protein; translation: MIDALSPDVLRTRFDSSQFDFETTDDLPADTEVVGQDRAVEALEFGMNIESDGYNVFALGPSGTGRRELVQHLLEKQAEDEETPPDWCYVNDFDEEREPNVLKMPPGRGHDLKEDIDDLIEELKTALPAAFESEEYQSRREMIQEEVREDQEVALERLQERAREDDIALIRTPQGFAFAPIRDGEVVAPEEIESMPDEEREQVQTQIDEYQEELQEILRKVPEHEREAHERIEELNEEMAALAVDESINVLRQKYSNLEAVLDFLTAVRNDIIENVDFFVQASQDGGQQQAQQSPMMQQGQQGGQRGAPPDGAFWRRYRVNLIVDNGDTDGAPVIFEDNPNYQNLVGQVEQIAQMGALVTDFNLIQSGALHKANGGYLIVEARDLLTQPYAWEGLKRALQNDEIQIESPGQALGLIRTVTLEPEAIPLDVKLVVVGERLLYYLLDAYDPDMDRLFKVMADFDEQIDRDEGHEGEYADLIATMIADEDLRPFDRAAVTHVMEHSTRLVSDAEKLSGKIERIRDLVQQAHYWAGQDDAETVTDAHVQQAIDAQIRRADRMRERMQESIERETIYIDTDGDAVGQVNGLAYLDLGGFSFGKPNRITARTRLGKGEIVDIEREAALGGPLHSKGVLILSGFLQGRFAQQYPLSLSASLVFEQTYGGVDGDSASSAELYALLSALADVPLRQDLAVTGSVNQHGIVQPIGGVNEKVEGFFDICQERGLTGKQGVLIPASNTDHLMLRPDVVDAAKAGDFHVYPVETVDQGIELLTGLEAGTRNEQGAFPKGTINGKVEAQLRTFANRRRQFALTDGQMESVDA
- a CDS encoding universal stress protein, with amino-acid sequence MSEESSSSPQNILVALDASPHSRAALDAAVRLAATFEAKVEGLFVEDETLQRAAQLPFAKEVRTYTAPPKRLSNQRLQRQLRYRATYAEHTLQRAAEQAEVSHAFRTVEGQVTEELLRAAEGTDLLILGKTSTASSRRRLGNTSRTLLSDAPTPVMVLRKTVPAQHPLLVYYDGSDAADTALRLVLQISRRADGTPIQLLFPPPEADVDPTRLRNRIQTRHGEGDLPLHGRQLTPAEMHRLSAFAREKEGLLVLPAGCPPLCNVPLQQFLYEIDRPLLVVR
- a CDS encoding nucleoside transporter C-terminal domain-containing protein, yielding MSFPVALLRGLIGVTVFLGIAVLFSTNRKAINWRLVGVGLGLQLIFAILVLKTGPGEMVFDTLATFFDTLLSFTYEGSEFIFGDLGNPAEGNNFAFQVLPTIIFFASLMGVLYHLGLVQPLVQGMGWLMQKSLRISGAESLAASANVFIGQTEAPLAVKPYVEDMTRSEIMTLMTGGMATIAGGVLAAYIGFLGGDSAASRQLFAKHLLSASVMSAPAAIVMAKILVPETETPETQGGAEVKHHEENDNVIEAAASGASDGLRLALNVGAMLLAFIALIGAINAGFEWVGAPTVYGTELYNLNVLVEQASGGRFETLSLEAIFGFLFAPLAWAMGVEAADILQFGTLLGEKVAVNEFVAYASLRDLKPVLSERSTIIGTYALCGFANFSSIAIQIGGIGGIAPSRKSEIAALGLRAVVGGALASWMTATIAGVLVG